The nucleotide window GGCTGCAGGACTGGTTGAGGCACCTGAATGACAACGCGGCCACGCCTGGGCTCGCGCTGCCCGACGGCAGCACGCGGGAGCTGATCGAGTTCGTCAACGAATCGGGCCTGGGCGCGATCGGCACGGCCGACGACGTCCGCCGCCAGATCCAGCGCATGGTCGACCAGTCCGGCGGGTTCGGCACGGTGCTGCTGCTGGCGCACGACTGGGCCGACCCGACGGCGAAGTGGCGCTCGTGGGAACTCGTCGCCCGTCAGGTCGCCCCACACTTCCAGGGATCGGGGACGACCCACGCCCAGGCGTCCCACGACGCCCGGGCCCGGATTCTCGCGCGGCGCGAGGAGGCGCGCATCGCAGCCGGCGCGGCGCTCGAGCACATGAACCGCAAGTACGCCGACGAGGTGGCCGGGGGGGCCTGACCGTGCCGTCGTGACACGCCTGTCCGTGGAAGACGAACGCCGCCAGGGGATCTCGTGGTCCGGGGCTGTGGCACCGGCGCGTCGCCACCCGGTCCCGCGGGCCGCGGCGTCGCCCGGCGACGTCGGACGGACAGTCAGCGCCCACCGCGAGCGACACCGCCGGATCAAGAAGGAACTTCGCCGGGCCGTTGACCGCGGCCCGGCAGCGAGCACCGATGCCTGCAGAAGGAGACGTTTCCGTAATGGCGACATGGTTGATCACCGGAGCCGCCCGAGGGCTGGGCGCTGAGATGGCCCGGCACGCCCTGAAGGCGGGACACGACGTCGCCGTCGGCGCCCGGCGTGTCGACGCGTTGCCCGACGACCTGCGCGGCGCCGAGCGATGCCATCCGGTCACCCTCGACGTCACCGACCAGGCCCAGATCGACCGTGCCGTCGCGCAGGTCGTCGATCGGTTCTCCACGATCGACGTGCTGGTCAACAACGCGGGCCGCGTGCTGGTGGGTGCGCTGGAGGAGGTCACCGACGCCGAGGCCAGGTCGCTGTTCGACGTCAACGTCTTCGGTTTGATCAACGTGACGCGAGCGGTCCTGCCGACGATGCGTGCCGCTGGAAAGGGCAAGATCGTGCACATCGGCTCCCGGGCGGGGTTCGAGGGCGAGCCCGGGGTGAGCCTGTACAGCGCCTCGAAGTTCGCGGTCGCCGGTATCAGCGAAGCCCTCGCCCGCGAACTGGGACCGTTGGGGATCCAGAGCATGGTCGTCGAGCCCGGGGCGTTCCGCACCGACCTCTTCGACGCCAGCTCCATGTCGGTCTCCGGGGCCCGGCTGGCGGCCTACGACGGCACCCCCGCCCACCTCGTGCGCGACGGGGTCGACGCGGCCAACCACGCCCAGCCCGGGGACCCGGTCAAGGGCGCGGCGCTGATCGTCGAGGTGACCGACGGCGAGACGCTGCCCTCGCACCTGCTGGTGGGCAGTGACGCTTACGAGCGTCTTGAGGCCAAGAACGCGATGGTCGCGGAGCACATCGCCCCGTGGCGCAGCAAGGCGCTGGCCACCGCGCACCGCGACTGAGCCTGACCGTTTCGCAGCGCGCCGCAGCGCCGGGCTCTGCTCGGCCCCACGGCGCGAACGTCCCCCGGCCGTGCCGCCCGGGCCGGCTGGGTGGGCGTGGTCGACGCCCGCGCGGACGCCGAACTCGACGGGCTTCCCGTTGCACTGCGTGGGAAAGTCGCCGCCGCGCAGGCAGCGTGGGTCGTTCCTCACCGGGCGCGGCACACGGTCGTCCCGGAACACCACTGGCCGCACGAAACCGATCCCGCCGCGCTGCGCGGCGCTCGGGGTCGCCGATTCGGAGGCCGTTTTCGGACCCGCCGTCGTCGGCTGGACCGAAGAGCCGGCGCTCGACCGGTTCGTCGACACGGTTTGGTGGGCCGAAGCACTGCGCGAGTGGCTCGGCAGGCCCGGTGACAACCCCTGGACTCCGCGGCCGGACGGCCGCCGGCGAACGGGAACGGCTGGTGGCGCCCGGGTGAACGTGCCGCCGGCGAGGACGACGAGGCCGACGCGGGCCTCCTGTCGTAAACCGGACCAGCGAAGGAAGGAAAGCCGTGCCGAACGCAAAGCTCAAGGAGATCCAGCAGGCCGTCGTGACCGGGGACCCGGGCGCGCTGGCCGGGCTGCGGGTGCCGGAGAGCTACCGCGGCGTGACCGTGCACGCCGAGGAGACCGAGATGTTCGAGGGCATCGCCGGCGCGGACAAGGACCCGCGCAAGTCGCTGCACGTGGAGGAGGTCCCGACACCGGAGCTCGGGCCCGGTGAGGCGCTGATCGCGGTGATGGCGAGCGCGATCAAC belongs to Streptantibioticus cattleyicolor NRRL 8057 = DSM 46488 and includes:
- a CDS encoding SDR family oxidoreductase, which encodes MATWLITGAARGLGAEMARHALKAGHDVAVGARRVDALPDDLRGAERCHPVTLDVTDQAQIDRAVAQVVDRFSTIDVLVNNAGRVLVGALEEVTDAEARSLFDVNVFGLINVTRAVLPTMRAAGKGKIVHIGSRAGFEGEPGVSLYSASKFAVAGISEALARELGPLGIQSMVVEPGAFRTDLFDASSMSVSGARLAAYDGTPAHLVRDGVDAANHAQPGDPVKGAALIVEVTDGETLPSHLLVGSDAYERLEAKNAMVAEHIAPWRSKALATAHRD